A genome region from Clostridium pasteurianum includes the following:
- the pfkB gene encoding 1-phosphofructokinase has translation MVITVTLNPAMDKTLKIDNFNVGIVNRVQSIRYDIGGKGINVSKVLKNFNIQSKCTGFIGGMWKDSFENELSKREIENEFINIKGNTRTNTKVVDDLNRVYTDINESGPDITSEELNMFMNKFEAMCNKDDIVVLSGGAAPKIPKNIYGTLTKIAKKQGARVILDAEGELLSEGIKEKPQLIKPNDAEFELLLNRKFKNNDEMIAAAKEVVNSGVSNIIISLGSKGALLIDKDNAYYAKGLVVPVKSTVGAGDSMVSAFVYGMINGFDKKEILRFAVACGAASVSTEGTEACSLNSVKELLKQVKIEEV, from the coding sequence GTGGTAATAACAGTAACATTAAACCCTGCAATGGATAAAACACTTAAAATTGATAATTTCAATGTAGGGATTGTAAATAGAGTTCAAAGTATAAGATATGATATTGGCGGTAAAGGAATAAATGTATCAAAAGTATTAAAAAACTTTAATATACAATCAAAGTGTACCGGCTTTATTGGAGGCATGTGGAAGGATAGCTTTGAAAATGAATTAAGTAAAAGGGAAATAGAAAATGAATTCATAAATATAAAAGGTAATACAAGGACTAATACTAAAGTTGTTGATGATTTAAATAGGGTATACACCGATATAAATGAATCTGGACCTGATATAACAAGTGAAGAACTTAATATGTTTATGAATAAATTTGAAGCCATGTGCAATAAGGATGACATTGTTGTTTTATCAGGAGGTGCGGCTCCTAAAATTCCTAAGAATATATATGGAACCTTGACTAAGATAGCTAAGAAACAGGGAGCACGTGTAATACTAGATGCGGAAGGAGAGCTTTTAAGTGAAGGAATAAAAGAAAAGCCACAACTTATAAAGCCAAATGATGCAGAATTTGAACTTCTTTTAAATAGAAAGTTTAAAAACAATGATGAGATGATAGCTGCGGCTAAAGAAGTAGTTAATTCAGGTGTTTCAAACATTATAATTTCGTTAGGATCTAAGGGCGCTCTACTTATTGACAAAGACAATGCATACTACGCTAAAGGATTGGTAGTACCAGTTAAAAGTACAGTTGGAGCGGGAGATTCAATGGTATCAGCTTTTGTATATGGAATGATAAATGGTTTTGATAAAAAGGAAATTTTAAGATTTGCAGTTGCATGTGGAGCAGCATCAGTATCAACAGAAGGAACTGAGGCATGCAGTTTAAATAGTGTAAAAGAATTATTAAAGCAAGTAAAAATTGAGGAGGTATAA
- a CDS encoding DeoR/GlpR family DNA-binding transcription regulator: MFAEERQREIKSILDKEGSIKVNEISNYFNVSEATIRRDLQEMEEKRVLKRTHGGAVKIDITNFEPSFVDKKDEKQNEKLSIGRYAANMIKNGDTIILDSGTTTLEIAKNINAENVTVITNSIDIVSELSNKKDKRIELIVAGGILRFNTRAMVGSLCEDIFKNFRVDKAFIGANGITSIEGITTPNFTEAQTKKAMMGSANKVIIVADSSKFQKVCFSMICKAQEVTSIITSGDLSNEVVKDFNDIGVEIVIA, encoded by the coding sequence ATGTTTGCAGAAGAAAGACAAAGAGAAATAAAATCAATTCTCGATAAAGAGGGCAGTATAAAAGTAAATGAAATATCAAATTATTTTAATGTTTCAGAAGCGACAATACGAAGAGACCTTCAAGAGATGGAAGAAAAAAGAGTTCTTAAGAGGACTCATGGTGGTGCCGTAAAAATAGATATAACAAATTTTGAGCCATCTTTTGTTGATAAAAAAGATGAAAAACAAAATGAAAAATTATCTATAGGAAGATATGCGGCTAATATGATTAAAAATGGGGATACTATAATTTTAGATTCAGGAACTACTACACTTGAAATAGCAAAAAATATAAATGCAGAAAACGTAACTGTTATAACTAATTCTATTGATATAGTATCAGAATTATCCAATAAAAAGGATAAGAGAATAGAGTTAATAGTAGCAGGTGGAATTCTTAGATTTAATACTAGAGCTATGGTAGGAAGCTTATGCGAAGATATTTTTAAGAACTTTAGAGTTGATAAAGCTTTTATCGGAGCGAATGGTATAACTTCAATTGAAGGCATAACTACACCGAATTTTACTGAAGCTCAAACTAAGAAGGCTATGATGGGTTCAGCTAATAAAGTAATAATAGTGGCAGATAGTTCTAAATTTCAAAAAGTATGTTTTTCAATGATTTGCAAGGCACAAGAGGTTACCTCTATCATTACAAGTGGGGATTTATCAAATGAAGTTGTAAAGGATTTTAATGATATAGGTGTAGAAATTGTAATTGCATAA
- a CDS encoding ABC transporter permease, whose product MSIIFFGIKRMLNKKRSLIAIYILPAIFSLFFINIYISSSKIGVIDNDNTRLTQILKKGIENNYKMVYIQKKNIKSELQNEYVYSVISIDKGFTDVVLNNKEGVKLKIYGDKNSAIYNVFNEYVKAFITNSQKENLNSKGNTETFYKNMGNSIYGNEIYFSNNSSLNKMKILVMLRFLIMFMLLGSLTFVKDLMNDNTRTFAAPIDLKSYILQNSVVLFIFEMFQVILIFIETTVLCGGLIFKYLLPLLILFSAAIIMIINFSILIRYRFKYGLVSNAVVIIPMCMFGGCWWNMDSMPQIFQFISQFTPVKWVVDGIENILFNGEPKALFIDICMILLFSAAFLFIGTVNKKDLMN is encoded by the coding sequence TTGAGTATTATATTTTTTGGTATAAAAAGAATGCTTAATAAAAAAAGATCTCTTATAGCTATTTATATACTGCCTGCTATATTCTCTCTTTTTTTTATAAACATATATATATCAAGCTCAAAAATTGGTGTTATAGATAATGATAATACAAGGTTAACACAAATTTTGAAGAAAGGTATAGAAAATAATTATAAAATGGTTTATATACAAAAGAAGAATATCAAAAGTGAATTACAAAATGAATATGTTTATTCTGTTATTTCCATAGATAAAGGATTTACTGATGTTGTATTGAACAATAAGGAAGGCGTTAAATTAAAAATATATGGTGATAAAAACAGTGCGATTTATAATGTTTTTAATGAATATGTGAAAGCATTTATAACTAATTCTCAGAAAGAAAATTTAAATTCTAAAGGAAATACTGAAACCTTTTATAAAAATATGGGTAATAGTATATATGGGAATGAAATATATTTTTCTAATAATTCATCTTTAAATAAAATGAAAATTTTAGTTATGCTAAGGTTTTTAATTATGTTTATGCTTTTGGGATCACTTACTTTTGTAAAAGATTTAATGAATGATAATACAAGAACCTTTGCAGCGCCTATTGATTTAAAGAGCTATATTTTACAGAATTCGGTTGTGCTATTTATATTTGAAATGTTTCAGGTAATCTTAATATTTATTGAAACCACTGTATTATGTGGAGGCTTAATATTTAAATATTTGCTGCCACTTTTAATATTATTTTCAGCAGCAATCATTATGATTATTAATTTTAGTATATTGATTAGGTACAGATTTAAATATGGTCTTGTGAGTAATGCTGTGGTTATTATACCTATGTGCATGTTTGGAGGATGTTGGTGGAATATGGATTCCATGCCTCAAATATTTCAATTTATATCTCAATTTACACCTGTAAAATGGGTTGTAGATGGAATAGAAAATATATTATTTAATGGAGAGCCTAAAGCACTATTTATTGATATTTGTATGATTTTATTGTTTTCAGCTGCTTTTTTATTTATTGGTACAGTAAATAAAAAAGATTTAATGAATTAG
- a CDS encoding ABC transporter ATP-binding protein codes for MLLEIKNLVKRYGDFLALDNVNLSIKEKEIFGLLGPNGAGKTTIINCIIGLNKVDSGSIKVFGMDLEKNKMEVKRQIGIVTQGISVYDDLKVYDNVMYFGGIYGLKGKYLKECTEEALNFTGLWEERKKFPKELSGGMLRRLNIACGIVHRPKLIIMDEPTAGIDPKSRSNLMDSIEKLNEDGAAIIYTSHYMEEIERLCSDVAIMDRGRIIARGTKDELKDLVKKDEKVKLKLSSLNYTIVDEIRKIYGVKECNVNGDYIDVISDSNSKNLAKIVDKVVNSGLEVMDVIIDKPNIETVFLTLTGRNLHN; via the coding sequence ATGCTGCTTGAAATAAAGAATTTAGTTAAAAGATATGGTGATTTTTTGGCTCTTGACAATGTTAATTTAAGCATAAAAGAAAAAGAGATATTTGGATTACTGGGTCCTAATGGAGCTGGAAAAACAACTATTATAAATTGTATTATAGGACTTAATAAAGTAGATTCTGGAAGTATAAAAGTTTTTGGTATGGACTTAGAAAAAAATAAGATGGAAGTAAAAAGACAGATAGGGATAGTTACTCAAGGAATATCTGTTTATGATGATTTAAAAGTGTATGATAATGTTATGTATTTTGGTGGTATATATGGACTTAAGGGAAAATATCTAAAAGAATGTACAGAGGAAGCACTTAATTTCACGGGACTCTGGGAGGAAAGAAAGAAATTCCCTAAAGAACTTTCAGGTGGAATGCTTAGAAGACTTAATATAGCTTGTGGAATTGTACATAGACCTAAACTTATAATTATGGATGAACCTACAGCAGGAATAGACCCTAAATCAAGAAGTAATTTAATGGATTCCATAGAAAAACTAAATGAGGACGGAGCAGCAATAATTTATACTTCACATTACATGGAGGAAATTGAAAGACTTTGTAGTGATGTAGCTATAATGGACAGGGGAAGAATTATAGCAAGAGGTACTAAGGATGAACTTAAAGACTTAGTAAAAAAAGACGAAAAAGTAAAATTAAAATTATCCTCACTGAATTATACTATTGTAGATGAAATAAGAAAAATATATGGTGTTAAGGAATGCAATGTAAATGGTGATTATATAGATGTAATTTCAGATAGTAACAGTAAAAATCTTGCTAAAATAGTTGATAAAGTAGTAAACAGTGGTTTGGAGGTTATGGATGTTATTATAGACAAGCCTAATATAGAAACAGTATTTTTAACTCTTACAGGTAGAAACCTTCATAACTAA
- a CDS encoding PTS fructose transporter subunit IIC: protein MKKLVAITSCPTGIAHTYMAAEALQMAAEEMGYSIKVETQGSVGAENVITDDEVKEADAVIIAADTNVDKSRFEGKVLTEVGVQEAIKDPKGLINNALNSHTVYGDSKKAEVQETKKEEKRTGVYKHLMTGVSFMIPFVVAGGILIALGFAIGGIYVFKTPGTVGEVLFSTGKQAFALMLPVLAGYIAYSIADRPGLVPGFVGGALSSTIGAGFIGALLSGFIAGYVVLALRKYIKLPKSLDSLMPVLIIPVISTAIMALLMGFVIGAPVKALNDGLTAFLKGLSGANAAVLGIVLGAMMAFDMGGPFNKAAYVFATGTITTAGTTIMAATMAAGMVPPLGIALATVIGKKKFTEQEREAGKAAWALGASFITEGAIPFAAADPLRVIPSIMAGSAVTGALSMIFGATLAVPHGGIWVLFIPHVVTKLGGYIISIIAGMIVSALLLVALKRNVTEK from the coding sequence ATGAAGAAATTAGTTGCTATAACGTCATGTCCAACAGGAATAGCTCATACCTATATGGCCGCAGAAGCACTTCAAATGGCAGCTGAGGAGATGGGCTATAGTATCAAAGTTGAAACTCAAGGTTCAGTAGGTGCAGAGAATGTAATAACAGACGATGAAGTTAAAGAAGCAGATGCGGTTATTATAGCAGCAGACACTAATGTTGATAAGTCAAGATTCGAGGGAAAAGTATTAACAGAGGTAGGAGTTCAAGAAGCTATAAAGGATCCTAAAGGACTTATAAATAATGCTCTTAATTCACATACTGTATATGGTGACAGCAAAAAAGCTGAAGTTCAGGAAACTAAAAAAGAAGAAAAAAGAACTGGTGTGTATAAGCACTTAATGACAGGCGTTTCTTTCATGATACCATTTGTTGTAGCAGGCGGAATATTAATAGCACTTGGCTTTGCCATTGGCGGAATTTATGTATTTAAAACTCCAGGTACTGTAGGTGAAGTTCTATTTAGTACAGGAAAACAAGCTTTTGCACTAATGTTACCAGTTTTAGCAGGATATATTGCATACTCAATTGCTGATAGGCCAGGACTTGTACCAGGATTTGTCGGTGGAGCGTTATCCAGTACTATAGGTGCAGGATTTATCGGAGCACTACTTTCAGGATTTATAGCAGGATATGTTGTTTTAGCACTAAGAAAATATATTAAACTACCTAAATCACTTGATAGTTTAATGCCAGTACTCATAATACCAGTTATTTCAACAGCAATAATGGCATTGTTAATGGGATTTGTTATAGGAGCTCCAGTAAAAGCACTTAATGATGGACTTACAGCTTTCTTAAAAGGATTAAGTGGAGCAAATGCAGCAGTTTTAGGTATAGTTCTAGGTGCTATGATGGCATTTGATATGGGAGGTCCTTTCAACAAAGCGGCTTATGTTTTTGCAACAGGAACAATTACAACAGCAGGAACAACTATAATGGCAGCTACAATGGCAGCTGGAATGGTACCACCTCTTGGAATAGCACTTGCAACAGTAATTGGAAAGAAAAAATTTACAGAGCAAGAAAGAGAAGCAGGAAAAGCAGCTTGGGCACTTGGAGCATCATTCATAACAGAAGGAGCAATACCATTTGCAGCAGCAGATCCTCTTAGAGTAATTCCATCAATCATGGCTGGCTCTGCAGTAACTGGAGCGCTATCAATGATATTTGGAGCTACACTTGCAGTACCTCACGGTGGAATATGGGTTCTCTTTATACCACATGTTGTTACAAAATTAGGTGGTTATATAATTTCAATTATTGCAGGAATGATAGTATCAGCATTATTGTTAGTTGCTTTAAAGAGAAATGTAACTGAAAAGTAA
- a CDS encoding ABC transporter permease, with the protein MRILHIAYYTIKQKFKYGIVMMIIFPLILIGGIGNSLKEVYKGGNIYSEHVDVLAFNKNDYVSITNYLKSNSAFKDKIIIKKVNSEKSGTNNLKSGKIDAYICMRDRNDIKLYLKEKIDDSSDSIVKSFVYAYKASLVEGKHTYNIPAQKIYVNNVKGSAIEYYSVTMLVMIILYGAEFGIKAAANDMEKSIEPRVKSLPIKTCTVIIGRIVGLVAIMVIDCLAIIIAAKFIYRMDWGNNYALVLFVIVFFSTFAVALGMCFQLIFRNNRVSSYIVQVLVPIFTFLAGGYMDRRFMGDELRKISVISPSYAAQNLIFHSVYGGEANVQGFCLEIIILDVVFLGIILILARRSSN; encoded by the coding sequence TTGAGAATATTACATATAGCATATTATACAATTAAGCAAAAATTTAAATATGGAATTGTAATGATGATTATATTTCCTTTAATTCTTATAGGTGGAATTGGAAATTCTCTTAAAGAAGTATATAAGGGAGGAAACATTTATTCGGAGCATGTAGATGTATTAGCATTTAACAAAAATGACTATGTAAGTATTACTAATTATTTAAAATCTAATTCTGCTTTTAAAGATAAAATTATTATAAAAAAAGTTAATAGTGAGAAAAGTGGAACTAACAATTTAAAAAGTGGGAAAATAGATGCGTACATATGTATGAGAGATAGAAATGATATTAAATTGTATTTAAAAGAAAAAATCGATGACTCTAGTGATTCAATAGTGAAAAGTTTTGTATATGCTTATAAAGCATCATTAGTTGAAGGAAAGCACACTTATAATATTCCAGCCCAAAAGATCTATGTTAATAATGTAAAAGGTTCAGCTATTGAGTATTATTCTGTTACAATGCTGGTCATGATAATTTTGTATGGAGCCGAGTTTGGAATTAAAGCTGCAGCAAATGATATGGAAAAAAGCATTGAACCAAGAGTTAAGAGCCTTCCGATAAAGACGTGTACTGTGATTATTGGAAGAATCGTAGGATTGGTTGCTATAATGGTAATAGACTGTTTAGCTATAATAATTGCAGCTAAGTTTATTTATAGAATGGACTGGGGAAATAACTATGCTTTAGTTTTGTTTGTTATAGTGTTTTTTTCTACATTTGCGGTTGCTTTAGGAATGTGTTTTCAGTTAATTTTTAGGAATAATCGGGTGTCAAGTTATATTGTACAGGTATTAGTTCCTATTTTTACTTTTTTAGCTGGAGGATATATGGATAGAAGATTTATGGGAGATGAACTCCGGAAGATAAGTGTTATTTCACCAAGTTATGCTGCGCAAAATTTGATTTTTCACTCAGTATATGGTGGCGAAGCTAATGTTCAAGGGTTTTGCCTAGAGATTATAATATTAGATGTAGTATTTTTAGGAATAATACTTATATTAGCGAGGAGGTCTTCAAATTGA
- a CDS encoding TldD/PmbA family protein, which yields MIENIKNILQKESIAGYKIIEKRISSEEAFFVKKELDMSRSKDVHHFEVTVYKDFEENGVKYRGSSTFNIEPTMSEAEIKKTVENGIFAAGFVKNEYYELPQIKSEKVNNIESKFSENKLSDWMPKLVEALYKNDNEEKGCVNSSEIFLNKNYKRIITSYGVDSSYESYDGSIEFITTWKETQEAEEIELYKMLTFSDYDPSYISDSVKEMLFLAKERAKAKETVKSGKYKVILRGSPVKEVLSYYVSRTNTFNVYNKISTLKLEESIQGKEVKGDLINLVLDPDIKNSIYSAPIDKDGLPLSKQEVIKDGKVKLYHGDIRSSYYLKTKPTGEIRNFVIDGGSKNIDDMKNEPYLELAAFSDFQMDSTTGDFGGEIRLGWYFDGEKTIPVTGGSVNANISDIHDNIFLSKEMQNENGFIGPKAIEMHNVTVAGK from the coding sequence ATGATAGAGAATATAAAAAACATACTACAAAAAGAAAGTATTGCTGGATATAAAATAATAGAAAAAAGAATAAGCTCTGAAGAAGCATTTTTTGTTAAGAAAGAGCTGGATATGAGCAGAAGTAAAGATGTACATCATTTTGAAGTAACAGTTTACAAGGATTTTGAAGAAAATGGAGTTAAATATAGAGGAAGTTCCACTTTTAATATAGAGCCAACTATGAGTGAAGCTGAAATCAAAAAAACAGTGGAAAATGGTATTTTTGCAGCTGGTTTCGTAAAAAATGAATATTACGAGTTGCCACAAATAAAAAGTGAAAAAGTAAATAATATTGAAAGTAAATTTTCTGAAAATAAACTTTCAGATTGGATGCCAAAGCTAGTTGAAGCTTTATATAAAAATGATAATGAAGAAAAAGGCTGTGTCAATTCTTCAGAAATATTTTTAAATAAAAATTATAAAAGAATTATTACATCTTATGGTGTTGACTCAAGCTATGAAAGTTATGATGGAAGTATTGAATTTATAACTACATGGAAGGAAACTCAGGAAGCGGAAGAGATAGAATTATACAAAATGTTAACTTTCTCAGATTATGATCCTAGTTATATATCAGATTCTGTTAAGGAAATGTTATTCTTAGCTAAGGAAAGAGCTAAGGCTAAAGAAACTGTTAAATCAGGAAAATATAAAGTTATATTAAGAGGTAGTCCTGTAAAAGAAGTTTTAAGTTATTATGTAAGTAGAACAAATACTTTTAACGTATATAATAAAATATCAACTTTAAAATTAGAAGAATCAATTCAGGGAAAAGAAGTTAAAGGTGATTTAATAAACTTAGTGCTTGATCCTGATATTAAAAATTCTATTTATTCAGCACCTATAGATAAAGATGGTTTACCTTTAAGCAAGCAGGAAGTTATTAAAGATGGTAAGGTAAAACTTTATCATGGAGATATTAGAAGCAGTTATTATTTAAAGACTAAACCTACAGGTGAAATTAGAAATTTCGTTATAGATGGTGGAAGTAAGAATATAGATGATATGAAAAATGAACCGTACTTAGAACTAGCAGCTTTTTCTGATTTCCAAATGGATTCAACTACTGGTGATTTTGGAGGAGAAATAAGATTAGGATGGTATTTTGATGGAGAGAAAACCATCCCTGTAACAGGTGGTTCTGTAAATGCTAACATAAGTGATATACATGATAATATTTTTCTGTCAAAAGAAATGCAGAATGAAAATGGGTTCATAGGACCTAAAGCAATAGAAATGCATAATGTAACTGTTGCAGGTAAATAA
- a CDS encoding TldD/PmbA family protein: MKVKMSEFLMEKRKIIKKLIQILSKDFKYVSVLGTDSHGKKYLVQRTGVDISDSFWNERGFVVRVYNGIGYSEYSFNELDEDNIDKLAQSIKSRVNEQIAKLKNKVSITNYDVIKEKKIEDSLLEEVKMLPEDCSDKYIIEKLNKVKDKALSFSELIIEAKAIFHEVQVSKIFISNDKDLYQSYIWSEGYITVLARKNNVTRFNYSACSGLKGAELLDELDDKVKDTCDIGVKLLDAKPVNPGEYDVICSPDVSGIIAHEAFGHGVEMDMFVKNRAKAVEYINKPVASKLVTMYDGAKSAHHVSSYLFDDDGVIGKDTVIIENGILKRGMSDILSAMRLKTKPTGNGKRFSFERKAYTRMTNTFFSAGKDKVQDMLASIKDGYLLDCPSSGMEDPKNWGIQCMVNYGKEIKDGKLTGKIVSPVVLTGYVPDLLKSISMVSETVELGGSGACGKGYKEFVKVSSGGPYIKAKVRLG, translated from the coding sequence ATGAAAGTTAAGATGTCTGAGTTTTTAATGGAAAAAAGAAAAATTATAAAAAAACTGATACAAATATTATCAAAAGATTTCAAATATGTATCTGTACTAGGAACAGATTCTCATGGTAAAAAATATTTAGTACAAAGAACTGGTGTGGATATCTCTGATTCATTTTGGAATGAAAGAGGATTTGTCGTAAGAGTCTATAACGGCATAGGATATTCTGAATATTCTTTTAATGAATTGGATGAAGATAATATTGATAAATTAGCTCAAAGCATAAAAAGTAGAGTAAATGAGCAAATAGCAAAACTAAAGAATAAAGTTTCCATAACGAATTATGATGTTATTAAGGAGAAAAAAATAGAAGATAGCCTTTTAGAAGAAGTTAAAATGCTTCCTGAAGATTGCAGTGATAAGTATATAATTGAGAAACTTAACAAGGTAAAGGATAAGGCACTTTCATTCTCTGAATTAATAATAGAGGCAAAAGCAATATTTCATGAAGTCCAGGTATCGAAAATATTTATTTCAAACGATAAAGATTTATATCAATCTTATATATGGAGTGAAGGTTATATAACAGTATTAGCAAGAAAGAATAATGTTACTAGATTTAATTATTCTGCATGTTCTGGGTTAAAGGGTGCAGAACTTTTGGACGAATTAGATGACAAAGTTAAAGATACTTGTGATATAGGAGTTAAACTTTTAGATGCTAAACCTGTTAATCCTGGCGAATATGATGTTATATGTTCACCTGATGTATCTGGAATAATTGCCCATGAAGCTTTTGGTCATGGAGTTGAAATGGATATGTTTGTAAAGAACAGGGCTAAAGCAGTTGAATATATAAATAAGCCTGTAGCCTCTAAGCTCGTAACAATGTACGATGGAGCTAAAAGTGCACATCATGTATCTTCATATTTATTCGATGACGATGGTGTTATAGGCAAGGATACAGTAATAATAGAGAATGGAATATTGAAAAGAGGAATGTCCGATATACTTTCTGCCATGAGGCTTAAAACTAAGCCAACTGGAAATGGAAAGAGATTTTCTTTTGAAAGAAAGGCATATACAAGAATGACAAATACATTCTTTTCAGCTGGAAAAGACAAGGTTCAGGATATGTTGGCATCCATAAAAGATGGATATCTATTAGATTGCCCATCAAGTGGTATGGAAGATCCTAAAAACTGGGGTATACAGTGCATGGTCAATTATGGAAAAGAAATTAAGGATGGAAAATTAACGGGAAAAATTGTTTCTCCAGTAGTTTTGACTGGATATGTACCCGATCTTTTAAAGTCTATTTCTATGGTTTCAGAAACTGTTGAGCTTGGTGGTAGTGGAGCTTGTGGAAAGGGATATAAGGAGTTTGTAAAAGTTTCTAGCGGCGGACCATATATTAAAGCGAAAGTGAGGTTGGGATAA
- a CDS encoding PTS sugar transporter subunit IIA has protein sequence MATKDMFSRNRVTFDLKAKTKDEAIDELIEILYADGKVTDKEELKKAVLKREEEFSTGIGMGIAIPHGKCNAVKEPTITFGLSKEGIDYKSMDDKPAHLFFLIAVPEESSDIHLRALSEISRKLMHADVREGLKKAQNFDEFIKVFE, from the coding sequence ATGGCTACTAAGGACATGTTTTCAAGAAATAGAGTTACATTTGATTTAAAAGCAAAAACTAAAGATGAGGCAATAGATGAACTTATAGAAATATTATATGCAGACGGAAAGGTTACAGACAAGGAAGAATTAAAAAAGGCAGTATTAAAGAGAGAAGAGGAATTCTCAACTGGAATAGGTATGGGGATAGCTATTCCACATGGTAAATGTAATGCAGTTAAAGAACCTACTATAACATTTGGATTAAGCAAAGAAGGAATAGATTATAAATCAATGGATGATAAACCTGCACACTTGTTTTTTCTTATAGCAGTTCCAGAAGAATCAAGCGATATCCATCTTAGAGCATTAAGTGAAATATCAAGAAAACTTATGCATGCAGATGTAAGAGAAGGACTCAAAAAGGCACAGAATTTTGATGAGTTCATAAAAGTTTTTGAATAA